One window from the genome of Alosa alosa isolate M-15738 ecotype Scorff River chromosome 15, AALO_Geno_1.1, whole genome shotgun sequence encodes:
- the stoml3a gene encoding stomatin (EPB72)-like 3a, whose product MVNQLKIADARSESSKSIIQDEEEKTGLGRCGWILFLISVLFTLATFPISIFMCIKIVKEYERAVIFRLGRIVDRKPKGPGIFIVVPFTDTFVKVDMRTISFDIPPQEILTKDSVTVSVDGVVYFRVSCPISSVANVSNANSSTRLLAQTTLRNVLGTKNLSELLSDRQGISLSMQESLDEATDPWGIKVERVEIKDVKLPHQLQRAMAAEAEATREARAKVIAAEGEMNASRALKEASLVIAESPSGLQLRYLQTLTSIAAEKNSTIIFPLPMDMMQQFARKN is encoded by the exons ATGGTGAACCAGCTGAAGATCGCAGATGCTCGCAGTGAGAGTAGCAAAAGCATCATACAGG ATGAGGAAGAGAAAACAGGATTGGGGCGGTGTGGCTGGATATTGTTTCTCATTTCTGTGCTGTTCACATTGGCTACTTTTCCTATATCTATATTCATGTGCATAAAG ATTGTGAAGGAGTATGAACGAGCTGTTATTTTCAGACTGGGCCGTATTGTGGATAGAAAACCTAAAGGACC AGGCATTTTCATTGTGGTACCTTTCACAGACACATTTGTGAAAGTGGACATGCGCACCATCTCCTTTGATATTCCACCACAAGAG ATTCTGACCAAAGACTCAGTCACTGTGTCTGTGGATGGAGTAGTGTACTTCCGAGTCAGCTGCCCTATTTCCTCGGTGGCTAATGTCTCCAATGCCAACTCTTCTACCCGGCTGTTGGCACAAACCACACTGAGGAACGTTCTGGGGACCAAGAACCTTTCAGAGCTTCTTTCTGACCGACAAGGCATCTCACTGAGCATGCAG GAGTCTCTGGATGAAGCCACAGATCCATGGGGCATCAAGGTGGAGCGTGTGGAGATTAAGGACGTGAAGCTTCCCCACCAGTTGCAGAGAGCTATGGCCGCAGAGGCAGAGGCAACAAGGGAGGCCAGAGCTAAG GTGATTGCTGCTGAGGGGGAGATGAATGCCTCTCGGGCGCTAAAGGAGGCATCTCTCGTCATCGCAGAGTCTCCCTCTGGACTTCAGCTGCGCTACCTGCAGACCCTCACCTCCATCGCAGCCGAGAAGAACTCCACCATCATCTTTCCCCTGCCTATGGACATGATGCAGCAGTTCGCTCGCAAGAATTGA
- the slc25a15a gene encoding solute carrier family 25 member 15a isoform X1, translating into MSCAHFVLIQLTISPSLCCCVTVTGNLSSLSLSLLCEHTNPPVPGGTACVFTGQPFDTAKVKMQTFPGMYRGFLHCFTSVYQQVGLRGLYRGTSPALIANIAENAVLFMSYGFCQDVVRYVSGRERGTELSDIQKACSGSVASIFSSLALCPTELVKCRLQAMHEMEASGKIASGQKSTVWAVVRNVIRTNGPLGFYQGLTTTIVRELPGYFCFFGGYELSRSTFAQHMGKDKEDIGVLPLMFSGGFGGACLWLVVYPIDCVKSRIQVLSLAGRQEGFLKTFIGIVRNEGVAPLYSGLTPTMIRTFPANGALFLAYELSRKALMRKFDS; encoded by the exons ATGTCCTGTGCTCATTTTGTGCTCATCCAACTTAcgatctctccctccctctgctgttgtgttactgtaactggtaatctttcatctctctctctgtccctcttatGTGAACACACCAATCCTCCTGTTCCAGGCGGCActgcgtgtgtgttcactggGCAGCCCTTCGACACGGCCAAGGTGAAGATGCAGACGTTCCCGGGCATGTACCGCGGCTTCCTGCATTGCTTCACCTCCGTCTACCAGCAGGTGGGGCTGCGAGGCCTGTACCGGGGCACCTCACCGGCCCTCATCGCCAACATCGCTGAGAACGCCGTGCTCTTCATGAGCTACGGCTTCTGCCAGGACGTGGTGCGCTACGTCTCTGGGCGGGAGCGGGGAACCGAGTTGAG TGATATTCAGAAGGCGTGCTCGGGGTCAGTGGCCTCCATCTTCTCCTCGCTGGCCCTCTGCCCCACGGAGCTGGTGAAGTGTCGCCTGCAGGCCATGCATGAAATGGAGGCATCGGGCAAGATTGCCAGCGGCCAGAAGAG CACGGTGTGGGCAGTAGTGAGGAACGTGATTCGGACTAATGGGCCGCTGGGCTTCTACCAGGGCCTGACCACCACCATAGTCCGGGAGCTGCCGGGATACTTCTGCTTCTTCGGCGGATACGAGCTGAGCCGCTCCACATTCGCTCAGCACATGGGCAAGGACAAAGAGGACATAG GTGTGCTTCCCCTCATGTTCAGTGGAGGCTTTGGGGGGGCGTGCCTTTGGCTGGTGGTGTACCCCATCGACTGTGTAAAGTCCCGCATACAAGTATTGTCTCTGGCCGGGCGGCAGGAGGGCTTCCTCAAGACTTTCATTGGCATTGTACGCAACGAAG gaGTGGCACCGCTGTACTCTGGTCTCACCCCAACCATGATCCGAACTTTCCCTGCAAACGGAGCCCTGTTCCTGGCCTACGAGCTCAGCCGCAAAGCCCTGATGAGGAAGTTTGACAGCTGA
- the slc25a15a gene encoding solute carrier family 25 member 15a isoform X2, which produces MAPHPVVQAIIDLSAGAIGGTACVFTGQPFDTAKVKMQTFPGMYRGFLHCFTSVYQQVGLRGLYRGTSPALIANIAENAVLFMSYGFCQDVVRYVSGRERGTELSDIQKACSGSVASIFSSLALCPTELVKCRLQAMHEMEASGKIASGQKSTVWAVVRNVIRTNGPLGFYQGLTTTIVRELPGYFCFFGGYELSRSTFAQHMGKDKEDIGVLPLMFSGGFGGACLWLVVYPIDCVKSRIQVLSLAGRQEGFLKTFIGIVRNEGVAPLYSGLTPTMIRTFPANGALFLAYELSRKALMRKFDS; this is translated from the exons ATGGCTCCACATCCTGTTGTCCAGGCCATCATAGACCTCTCAGCTGGAGCTATTG GCGGCActgcgtgtgtgttcactggGCAGCCCTTCGACACGGCCAAGGTGAAGATGCAGACGTTCCCGGGCATGTACCGCGGCTTCCTGCATTGCTTCACCTCCGTCTACCAGCAGGTGGGGCTGCGAGGCCTGTACCGGGGCACCTCACCGGCCCTCATCGCCAACATCGCTGAGAACGCCGTGCTCTTCATGAGCTACGGCTTCTGCCAGGACGTGGTGCGCTACGTCTCTGGGCGGGAGCGGGGAACCGAGTTGAG TGATATTCAGAAGGCGTGCTCGGGGTCAGTGGCCTCCATCTTCTCCTCGCTGGCCCTCTGCCCCACGGAGCTGGTGAAGTGTCGCCTGCAGGCCATGCATGAAATGGAGGCATCGGGCAAGATTGCCAGCGGCCAGAAGAG CACGGTGTGGGCAGTAGTGAGGAACGTGATTCGGACTAATGGGCCGCTGGGCTTCTACCAGGGCCTGACCACCACCATAGTCCGGGAGCTGCCGGGATACTTCTGCTTCTTCGGCGGATACGAGCTGAGCCGCTCCACATTCGCTCAGCACATGGGCAAGGACAAAGAGGACATAG GTGTGCTTCCCCTCATGTTCAGTGGAGGCTTTGGGGGGGCGTGCCTTTGGCTGGTGGTGTACCCCATCGACTGTGTAAAGTCCCGCATACAAGTATTGTCTCTGGCCGGGCGGCAGGAGGGCTTCCTCAAGACTTTCATTGGCATTGTACGCAACGAAG gaGTGGCACCGCTGTACTCTGGTCTCACCCCAACCATGATCCGAACTTTCCCTGCAAACGGAGCCCTGTTCCTGGCCTACGAGCTCAGCCGCAAAGCCCTGATGAGGAAGTTTGACAGCTGA
- the LOC125307849 gene encoding solute carrier family 22 member 7-like — MKFENLLVELGGFGRHQAMVILLLVIPRLTLPFHFLLNNFIAAVPSHHCDISALEAEGGLENLTREQRLTVSIPPQEDGELSSCQIFSEPQFHLLSDFSNATHLPAVPCQSGWVFDNSSFISTLATEWDLVCDQRGMTKVTATIFFVGVMVGAAIFGTLSDRYGRKRMLLFSYLLSIFFAVASAFSVNFAMFAAMRFFTGMAITGISIISIVLCVEWVDINHRTLVGVLISLDWSTGTVLLPGIAYLVNDWRYLTIAVTSPLALATLTWWWLPESARWLIANGRLDEAHYYLTRCARANNREQVMMDMKPHMLSTVIMSADRGNRKYSYLDLVRTPKLRRMTMLTGCTWYGVAFTYYGISLNITGFGLDVYVTQLIYGAIELPAKIGIYFSLHKIGRRYSQVGTLIGTGACLAVNLFVPLRMKLLRTMVAVLGKGLSEASFTCVFLYTTELYPTVLRQNGLGFSSFVARVGVSLAPLVSLLDGVWGPLPQVLFCSVALLAGLLALLLPETRNVRLPETIEDVEQTRKRSISTSEHWKDSESVSIN; from the coding sequence ATGAAGTTTGAGAACTTGCTGGTGGAACTGGGGGGTTTTGGGCGACACCAGGCGATGGTCATCCTCTTGCTGGTCATTCCTCGTTTGACCCTTCCCTTTCACTTCCTGCTCAACAACTTCATAGCTGCGGTACCATCCCACCATTGTGACATTAGCGCTCTGGAAGCGGAAGGAGGCCTGGAGAATCTGACCCGGGAACAGAGACTGACCGTGAGCATTCCACCGCAGGAGGACGGAGAGCTGTCCTCTTGTCAGATCTTCTCCGAGCCACAGTTCCACCTCTTGAGCGACTTTTCCAATGCGACTCACCTCCCTGCAGTTCCATGCCAGAGTGGCTGGGTGTTCGACAACAGTTCCTTCATCAGCACGCTGGCCACTGAGTGGGACCTGGTTTGTGACCAGAGGGGAATGACCAAAGTGACCGCGACCATCTTCTTTGTCGGGGTGATGGTGGGTGCCGCCATATTTGGCACCCTGAGCGACAGGTACGGCCGCAAACGCATGCTGCTGTTCTCCTACCTGTTGTCCATCTTCTTTGCTGTGGCCAGTGCCTTCTCCGTCAACTTTGCCATGTTTGCCGCTATGAGGTTCTTTACAGGCATGGCCATCACAGGCATCAGTATCATTTccattgtgctgtgtgtggagtgggtggACATTAACCACCGCACTCTGGTGGGGGTGTTGATAAGTCTGGACTGGTCTACAGGGACCGTGCTGCTCCCGGGAATAGCCTACCTGGTCAACGACTGGAGGTACTTGACGATTGCGGTCACCTCACCACTTGCATTGGCCACACTCACCTGGTGGTGGCTGCCAGAGTCGGCCCGATGGCTGATCGCCAACGGACGGCTGGACGAGGCTCACTACTACCTGACCAGGTGTGCCCGAGCCAACAACAGAGAGCAGGTCATGATGGACATGAAGCCGCATATGCTCTCCACGGTCATCATGTCAGCGGACAGGGGCAATCGGAAGTACAGCTACCTGGATTTGGTGCGAACGCCCAAGCTGAGGAGGATGACGATGCTCACAGGCTGCACCTGGTACGGGGTGGCCTTCACCTACTACGGCATCAGCCTCAACATCACAGGCTTCGGCCTTGACGTCTATGTGACCCAGCTCATCTACGGTGCCATTGAGCTGCCAGCCAAAATTGGCATCTACTTCAGCCTCCACAAAATCGGCCGTCGGTACAGCCAGGTGGGAACCCTGATTGGCACGGGAGCCTGTCTGGCGGTCAACCTCTTCGTCCCGCTCCGCATGAAGCTGTTGCGGACGATGGTAGCTGTTTTGGGGAAGGGCTTGTCGGAGGCGTCGTTCACCTGTGTCTTCCTCTACACCACGGAGCTCTACCCGACGGTGCTCCGGCAGAACGGACTGGGCTTCAGCTCCTTCGTGGCCCGCGTAGGCGTGTCCTTGGCCCCGCTGGTCAGCCTCCTGGATGGCGTGTGGGGGCCGCTGCCCCAGGTGCTCTTCTGCTCCGTGGCATTGTTGGCAGGCCTTCTGGCCCTGCTGCTCCCCGAGACGCGCAACGTACGACTGCCCGAGACCATTGAGGACGTGGAGCAGACCAGGAAGAGGTCCATCTCAACCTCCGAGCACTGGAAGGACTCTGAGAGTGTCTCCATTAACTGA
- the slc25a15a gene encoding solute carrier family 25 member 15a isoform X3 codes for MQTFPGMYRGFLHCFTSVYQQVGLRGLYRGTSPALIANIAENAVLFMSYGFCQDVVRYVSGRERGTELSDIQKACSGSVASIFSSLALCPTELVKCRLQAMHEMEASGKIASGQKSTVWAVVRNVIRTNGPLGFYQGLTTTIVRELPGYFCFFGGYELSRSTFAQHMGKDKEDIGVLPLMFSGGFGGACLWLVVYPIDCVKSRIQVLSLAGRQEGFLKTFIGIVRNEGVAPLYSGLTPTMIRTFPANGALFLAYELSRKALMRKFDS; via the exons ATGCAGACGTTCCCGGGCATGTACCGCGGCTTCCTGCATTGCTTCACCTCCGTCTACCAGCAGGTGGGGCTGCGAGGCCTGTACCGGGGCACCTCACCGGCCCTCATCGCCAACATCGCTGAGAACGCCGTGCTCTTCATGAGCTACGGCTTCTGCCAGGACGTGGTGCGCTACGTCTCTGGGCGGGAGCGGGGAACCGAGTTGAG TGATATTCAGAAGGCGTGCTCGGGGTCAGTGGCCTCCATCTTCTCCTCGCTGGCCCTCTGCCCCACGGAGCTGGTGAAGTGTCGCCTGCAGGCCATGCATGAAATGGAGGCATCGGGCAAGATTGCCAGCGGCCAGAAGAG CACGGTGTGGGCAGTAGTGAGGAACGTGATTCGGACTAATGGGCCGCTGGGCTTCTACCAGGGCCTGACCACCACCATAGTCCGGGAGCTGCCGGGATACTTCTGCTTCTTCGGCGGATACGAGCTGAGCCGCTCCACATTCGCTCAGCACATGGGCAAGGACAAAGAGGACATAG GTGTGCTTCCCCTCATGTTCAGTGGAGGCTTTGGGGGGGCGTGCCTTTGGCTGGTGGTGTACCCCATCGACTGTGTAAAGTCCCGCATACAAGTATTGTCTCTGGCCGGGCGGCAGGAGGGCTTCCTCAAGACTTTCATTGGCATTGTACGCAACGAAG gaGTGGCACCGCTGTACTCTGGTCTCACCCCAACCATGATCCGAACTTTCCCTGCAAACGGAGCCCTGTTCCTGGCCTACGAGCTCAGCCGCAAAGCCCTGATGAGGAAGTTTGACAGCTGA
- the LOC125307851 gene encoding solute carrier family 22 member 7-like has protein sequence MKFENLLVELGGFGRHQAMVILLLVIPRLTIPFHFLLNNFIAAVPSHHCDISALEAEGGLENLTREQRLTVSIPPQEDGEMSSCQIFSEPQFHLLSNFSNATNLPAVPCQSGWVFDNSSFISTLATEWDLVCDQRGMTKVTRPSSGRHFVFKRCWVMVGAAIFGTLSDRYGRKRMLLFSYLLSIFFAVASAFSVNFAMFAATRFFSGVAISGISIISIVLCVEWVDIDHRTLAAVMISLDWTAAAVLLSGIAYLVNDWRYLTITVTSQLVLATLSWICRVILYLP, from the coding sequence ATGAAGTTTGAGAACTTGCTGGTGGAACTGGGGGGTTTTGGGCGACACCAGGCGATGGTCATCCTCTTGCTGGTCATTCCTCGTTTGACCATTCCCTTCCACTTCCTGCTCAACAACTTCATAGCTGCGGTACCATCCCACCATTGTGACATCAGCGCTCTGGAAGCAGAAGGAGGCCTGGAGAATCTGACCCGGGAGCAGAGACTGACCGTGAGCATTCCACCGCAGGAGGACGGAGAGATGTCCTCTTGTCAGATCTTCTCCGAGCCACAGTTCCACCTCTTGAGCAACTTTTCCAATGCGACTAACCTCCCTGCAGTTCCATGCCAGAGTGGCTGGGTGTTCGACAACAGTTCCTTCATCAGCACGCTGGCCACCGAGTGGGACCTGGTTTGTGACCAGAGGGGAATGACCAAAGTGACCCGACCATCTTCTGGTCGCCATTTTGTCTTCAAACGATGCTGGGTGATGGTGGGTGCCGCCATATTTGGCACCCTGAGCGACAGGTACGGCCGCAAACGCATGCTGCTGTTCTCCTACCTGTTGTCCATCTTCTTTGCTGTGGCCAGTGCCTTCTCCGTCAACTTTGCCATGTTTGCCGCTACGCGCTTCTTCTCAGGCGTGGCCATCTCTGGCATCAGTATCATTTccattgtgctgtgtgtggagtgggtggACATTGACCACCGCACTCTGGCGGCGGTGATGATAAGCTTGGACTGGACCGCGGCGGCCGTGCTGCTCTCGGGCATCGCGTACCTGGTCAACGACTGGAGGTACCTGACTATTACGGTCACATCGCAACTGGTGTTGGCCACGCTCTCATGGATATGTAGAGTAATACTGTACCTCCCATAG